TGCTGGGCCTTTATACTTTTTTTAGGTTCATCAGGATTTTTATTGGTTGGAATTTCCAGCTATCTTGGTAAGAATTTTATATCTTTATTTCCCCCCCAGCAAATTCTTTTTTTTCCACAAGGGCTGGTGATGTCTTTCTATGGGATTGCAGGCCTCTTTATTAGCGCCTACTTGTGGTGTGCAATTTCATGGAATGTAGGTAGTGGTTATGATCGATTCGATAGAAAAGAAGGAATAGTCTGTATTTTTCGTTGGGGATTCCCTGGAAAAAATCGTCGCATCTTCTTCCGATATCTTATAAAAGATATTCAGTCTATTAGAATAGAACTTAAAGAGGGTATTTATACTCGTCGTGTCCTTTATCTGGAAATCAGAGGTCAAGGAGCCATTCCTTTGACTCGTACTGATGAGAATTTGACTCCACGAGAAATGGAACAAAAAGCGGCTGAATTGGCCTATTTCTTGCGTGTACCAATTGAAGTATTTTGAAAAATGGGCTGAAATTATGAATGCTTTCTTAACTTGGCGTAAGATAAAAAATCTAGAATATTTTTTTCTACGGCATACCTTAATCTCATCAGAACGCCCACTCGGGTCAAAACAGACGTATACAGAACAACCAAAAGGGAAAACTTTTTATGCCTACAAATAATAGGTCTTTAAATGGAAATCCATTCAATTCCGTAACAAAAAAAATAGTATTTTTTTTGTCCAGTAAGTATTTGTAATTGATATATAAAATACAAATACTTAATGTAAATTTTTTATGTTATCTCTTTTTCAGTAATACTTTCTTTTGTTCGCTTTAATGATCAAATAATTGGATTTATTATAATTTATAACGATAATTATCCAAACTCTTTTGTGTTTTGCCACCCATTTTTATCATCACATTCAGGCCTTCAATTCTTTTTTTGTGCTATGATTAACTTGTGCAATTTTTTAAAATATTTTCTATTTTGGTAGAAAGTGAGTTCTTTCATCTTGAAATCGAAATAATATCACTTAATTGAAAAATGAAGTGGTTCTGCCGCGTATTCATTAACAATTTATAGATGAAAAAAAAAATGGAAAAAAAGAAAGTATTTATTCCTTTTCTATATCTTATATCTATAGTATTTTTACCCTGGTGGATCTATCTATCATTTCAAAAAAGTCTGGAATCTTGGGTTACTACTTGGTGGAATACTAAGCAATCTGAAACTTTTTTGAATGATATTCAAGAAAAAAAGCTTCTCGAAAAATTCATCGAATTAGAGGAGCTCCGCTTGTTGGACGAAATGATAAAGGAATATCCAGAAACACAGTTACAAAAACTCGGTATAGGAATCCACAATGAAACGATTCAATTGATCAAGATGCACAATGAGGATTGTATCCATATGATTTTGCACTTCTCGACAAATTTAATCTGTTTCCTTATTCTAGGCGGTTATTCCATTCTGGGAAATAAAGAACTTATTCTTCTTAATTCTTGGGTTCAGGAATTCCTATATAACTTAAGCGACACAATAAAAGCTTTTTCTATTCTTTTAGTAACCGATTTATGTATCGGATTTCATTCACCCCAGGGTTGGGAACTACTAATTGAATCTATCTACAAAGATTTTGGATTTGCCGATAACGATCAAATTATATCGAGTCTTGTTTCCACTTTTCCAGTCATTCTAGATACAATTTTGAAATATTGGATATTCCGTTCTTTAAATCGTGTATCCCCATCGCTTGTAGTGATTTATCATTCAATGAATGACTGAAAAGAAGAAAAAGGGTATACGGATATAAATCCAATTCAAATTTCTAATTCGAATGTTTGTTGCTTTGTACATAAAAATAATCAAAACATTACAAATTGCACCCCCTCTTTACTATTTCTACCCGTCTCAGGCGGGGAGTTCCTCCGATATTCCAGTAATATTTTTTTATTAAATTCAGTTTTCAGTTAAAGTAAATAGCAGAATCGTGGATAGGGAACTTTACTAGCAACCTACCCAATTTATTGTATAAATTTTCGGAATCAATGGTTGGACTATGCAAACTATAAATACCTTTTCTTGGATAAAAGAACAGATTACTCGATCCATTTCCATATCACTTATATTATATATAATAACTCGGTCATCCATTGCGAATGCCTATCCCATTTTCGCACAGCAAGGTTATGAAAATCCACGAGAGGCGACGGGACGTATTGTATGTGCCAATTGCCATTTAGCTAATAAGCCCGTGGATATTGAGGTTCCACAAGCGGTCCTTCCAGATACTGTATTTGAAGCAGTTGTTCGAATTCCTTATGATATGCAATTAAAACAAGTTTTAGCTAACGGTAAAAAGGGTGGCTTGAATGTGGGGGCTGTTCTTATTTTACCTGAGGGATTTGAATTAGCCCCACCCGATCGTATTTCTCCAGAGATGAAAGAAAAAATGGGGAATCTTTCTTTTCAGAGCTATCGCCCCAATAAACAAAATATTCTTGTGATAGGTCCTGTTCCTGGGCAAAAATATAGTGAAATTACCTTTCCTATTCTTGCCCCGGACCCTGCCACTAAAAAAGACGTTCACTTCTTAAAATATCCGATATATGTAGGTGGTAACAGGGGAAGGGGTCAAATTTATCCTGACGGAAGCAAGAGTAATAATACAGTTTATAATTCCACAGCAACAGGTATAGTAAAGAAAATTGTACGAAAAGAAAAGGGCGGATACGAAATAAACATAGCGGATGCCTCGGATGGACGTGAAGTGGTTGATATTATCCCTCGAGGACCAGAGCTTCTTGTTTCCGAGGGTGAATCTATCAAACTTGATCAACCATTAACGAGTAATCCTAATGTGGGTGGGTTTGGTCAGGGAGACGCAGAAGTAGTACTTCAAGACCCACTGCGCATACAAGGTCTTTTGTTTTTCTTTGCGTCTGTTATTTTAGCACAAATCTTTTTGGTTCTTAAAAAGAAACAATTCGAGAAGGTTCAATTGTCCGAAATGAATTTCTAGATTCGTGTATTTATCAAGCTTGTAACAATAACAAAATTTTTGTTGACAATTATTTGACAATTTTGGATGATCAATAAATCAAAAAATTCTGAGAAGGTTTTTTTTGTTTGTTTATACTTTTCTTGTATATCTACGAGAAGGTTGGAATTACTTGTACGAGATTATTAGTTATAATATCTATTGGATTGCGAAGAAGACTATTTTCCTTTTTTCCAATCGAAATTCGACTAGATGCTAGACTAAAGGGGAAATATAACGAAAAGAATAATGAGGGGACCAAATGATTCTAGGGGGAGTTCTTTTCCTTCCTGGTCTTCGACACACGACAAGGAATTTTACACATACTTGTCGTGTGTCGAAATTGTAATGAGTCTTGATTCTCCTCGTCAAAGACTTAGTCGGAATTTTTTTCTTAGTATTACACGTATAAGGAGTGGACAAACTGAAAAAAAAGGAGAGAGGTAAATTTATGGAACAAATGGAACTTCTTGCATTCTAGTTAATCTAGAAAAATAAAGCTTCTATTGTGTCATTCAGTAAATCAAGTGATTACCTCTTTTTTTAACTTAACAATTTAGGAAGGATCAACAAGTACTATCAAGGAATATACGTTCTGAATGATCAAATAAATTTTCCAAAAAGATCGAAAGGGGGATCCTCTTTTCATTTATACGAAAAAATTCGAAAATTATGATAATTAAAAAAATAATTTAATGGGACCTCCCCCTTCTTTGTTTGTCTAATTCGAGGGGGAAGGAAGGTCCCGTTGAGTTCTTATACTTTCATATCTATACCTCGATTCATCCAATTACTACAGCGATGAGCCTAATCCAGAATATGAACCATAAAAGAAAATACCTACTAAACCGATCACAAGAATACCAGCTACAGTCCCTATTATCCAAAGAGGAATTCTTCCAGTAGTATCGGCCATTTACCCCACTTCCCTCCACATTTCATCAAGTTGTCGTGCTAGAGACATAAACAGTCATGGATAATTATGAAATGAGGTCCTTCCGAATGGGATAAGATAATTCCTACTCTATTCTATATATTTCTTTCGTTCTCTTTATTTAATTGAAAAAATAATTCGAAAATAAAACAGCAAGTACAAAAATGAGTAATAGCCCCCAATAAAGACTGGTACGATTCAATTCAACATTTTGTTCGTTCGGGTTTGATTGTGTCGTAGCTCTATAATTCGGATTCGGTTTTGTTTATCGTTGGATGAACTGCATTGCGGATATTGACCCCAAAAAAGAAACGGTAGGTACAGCCAGTCCGTGAATAGCCAGCCAGCGCACTGTAAAAATTGGATAGGTTCGATCTATGGTCATTGGGCCTCCTAAAAGGATCTACTAAATTCATCAAGTTGTTCCAAAGAGTCAAAACGGCCAGTTATTAATGGAATTCCTTGTCGGCTCTCTGTGAAATATTCGTTTGGACGAGGGCTTCCAAACACATCGTAAGCTAAACCTGTGCTGACGAATAACCAACCCGCAATGAATAGGGAAGGTATAGTAATGCTATGAATAACCCAGTATCGAATACTGGTAATAATATCAGCAAAAGAACGTTCTCCTGTGCTTCCAGACATACTGAGCTCCACATATTCTTGTACAGTCAAAGGCAAATCCGTAAAAGATGAAATCAGTCAATTTCTATTTACTTTTTACTCCACGTAAAAACGTAAAATACTTGTAGGATTGCCAATATAGTACCAAAGGTGTCTTTAGAGTATACCGAATCAGTATAGCTATCCTTCTTCTGACACAGCAAGGCAATTTCAATTAATATTGAAATGAAGTACGAGAGAATTTCTTTTTTTTTTTCTATAGAAAAATTTTTCAAATAGTATAAAGTTTATCACTATGATTTTGTTGCTTTCAGACTCGAAACTGAAGATCGGAGAAAGCGGAAATCTGACAAGTTGGTTTCTATATAATAATTCGTGAAAAATTCCAGAAGACGAAGAATATGATAATATTCGTACAATTAAATTTCAATTAGACGAGAAATCCATAAATTTCTTTTTGCGGTTATAGATATAGAAGAGGTTTGAGAGAATTCCTTACTTTAGATTTTAAGGAATTGGTTAATCGTCCAAAAAAAAATATTAAATTATTGATTAATTGAAATCAATTAATGTATTTTTGTGATGTAGCCATTGTTCCATCCGATCCAAAGGTTTTTATTGACCTAACTGTAAGGATGCGGTTTTATATTTATAACTTAATAATATTCAAGGTAGAACCTATAAAGGCAAAGATCATAGCAGGTACTAGTCTTAGAATCGAGTTGGACAAAATAAATATTTTTTTTTAATGATGATAGTCTTTTTCTTTTCATTCGAAATATTATTTATATCGATGAACCCGACCACTGAGTCTAATAAGTTTCGTTTAAAGGAAAAAGTGTTACGTTATAAAATAACTTTTCGTTCTAAAAAAAATATTAGATCCAATAAAAAGAGATCAAATATAGAATTTTTTTTAATATTAAATTAGTTTACTCAAAGGTTTTGCAAAAAATATGTTGATTCAAAATCACGAGATGTGTAGATGTCACAAATAATGAGTCATTTCTTTTTTTTTCTACGGCTCTTACTTTATCTTTGTTAGTGACATCTATAATGTAATAGTTAATGAATCAAAATTTACTCTTTGATTCTTTGAATTGCGATTTTTTCTTATTCTCTTTCCAAATGGAAACTTAGGTAAGTACTTTAGAAACATATGTATAAAAAGAACATATTTTATTTAGCTCCTTCATGTCTACTCTAACTAGTTATTTCGGTTTTTTACTAGCGGCTTTAACTATAACTTCCGCTTTATTTATAGGTCTAAACAAGATACGACTTATTTGAAATTAATTGAATGAACAACTCAAGAAATCTTTCTGTAGTATTCCGTCTATTTTATAGTTCTTTACTACCACAATTGATAGTTTTTGGTTATTGAGATTCATCGGGAATTCATATTAATATTTAGGGATAGATATTACCTTTCTTTTTTTTTTTCAAACGAATTGAAATGATTGAAGTTTTTCTATTTGGAATCGTCTTAGGTCTAATTCCTATTACTTTGGCTGGATTATTTGTAACTGCATATTTACAATATAGACGTGGTGATCAGTTGGATCTTTGATTAATTCACAAATATTTTTTTGATTGACCTCCTCCTTTCTCGAATCAACAGGAGGTCAACTTTCGATTAGATTACTGTTCATTTATTTGAGTCTAATTCGATAATTCAATTTGCTCTACCAACAATGGAATCACGCTCTGTAGGACTTGAACCTACGACATCGGGTTTTGGAGACCCACGTTCTACCGAACTGAACTAAGAGCGCTTTCTTAAGATAAGAAAGACTGGAAAGAAAGGTTTTTTTTAACTCAAAACTATATCTACATCCTACATGCATACACTATCTATGATATAGAGTATCATAAAAAAAATGAGAGATTACGTATGTCCAAATTTTATCAAAATTTCAATAAATTCCTCCTTACTTCTCAGAGTAAAAGTAATTAGGTAGGGATGACAGGATTTGAACCCGTGACATTTTGTACCCAAAACAAACGCGCTACCAAGCTGCGCTACATCCCTTTCAATTCAATTCGTTACAATAATGTAATTGTAAAGAATCCTTGTCTTGTTTTCCACACCTTTCTTATTTCCCATAGAAATACAAAATTTTATTTGCCCGGCCATTTCCTCTTCTTTTCGATCTCTTATCATATAAGGTATAATAGAAAGGGTTTGGATATTTATGTATACGAAAATCCGTCGTAAACTAAAAAAATATTTTTGGGAATGTTTAGTTCAGTAGAAAGGAGCATGCTATTCTTTTTCTTAAAAAAAAAATTTCTCTACTATAAATTATTAATTGTTGTAAATTTTTATTTGACTTAGCTTAAAGATTTTATGTACAAAGACAAGTAGTCTTTAACTATCATATATACATCGGATTATAGATTAAATATGTATTACTTTTATTTTAAAAAATAAATTAAAGAAATCCAAAAGGAGGATTTTCAATGCGAGATTTCAAAACATATCTTTCTGTGGCACCGGTACTAAGCACTTTATGGTTTGGGTCTTTAGCTGGTCTATTAATAGAAATCAATCGTTTTTTCCCAGATGCGTTGACATTCCCCTTTTTTTCATTCTAGTTATTGATACGGGAAGGGGTTAACGAAGGTTAGAGCTAGAATCAACGATCTTTTTATTTTAGAATAAAAAAATCGGGTTAGTTTAGTAAATAAGAAAGGTGGATTCAACCTCACCAAAACTTGGGTCCAGGGTAAGAGTATTATACAAGATACTTAAATGAAATACTGTGATTAGAAATATAGTTCTAAACCTTTTTAATTTGAATGAATTACGTAGTATTTTTTTTACTTAATATATATATTATTACTCTATTGATTTGATTTCAACAAAATCTTTCGAATTGTATTTCTAGTTAGCAACTTCTATTTTAGCAACTTTTCTATTTTTCTTGAAGAAAGGAAAAAAATAGAAAAGTTGCTTGAATCAAATATCTAAAGGGGGTTCATGGCTAAGGGTAAAGATGTCCGAGTAAAAGTTATTTTGGAATGTACTGGTTGTGTTCGAAAGAGTGTTAATAAGGGATCAAGGGGCGTTTCTAGATATATTACTCAAAAGAATCGCCACAATACGCCTAGTCGGTTGGAATTGCGAAAATTCTGTCCCTATTGTTACAAGCATACAATTCATGGAGAGATAAAGAAATAGATCGAACCGGACGTCTGTTTATAATCCTTTCAAGAAACGAGACAAAACAATACAATTATATTATTTACTATTTTTTTTTATAGAAAATGTATTTCTATATCTATATTAAATATATATTTCATAATTATTATATATAATATATATAAAATAGAAATAAACAAAGAAAATCCTATTTTGGCTGGACCTAAAAAAAAAATTAGAATTTAGAATTAAGAAATAGGATTTTTGGTATAAGGAATAAACTAAACAAACTATGGATAAATCCAAGCGACCCTTTATTAAATCCAAGCGCTCTTTTCGTAGGCGTTTGCCCCCGATCCAATCGGGGGATCGAATTGATTATAGAAACATGAGTTTAATTAGTCGGTTTATTAGTGAACAAGGAAAAATTTTATCTAGGCGAGTGAATAGATTGACCTTGAAACAACAACGATTAATTACTAGTGCTATAAAACAAGCTCGTATTTTATCTTTGTTACCTTTTCTTAATAATGAGAAACAGTTTGAAAGAACCGAGTCGACTACTAGAACTGCTAATTTTAGAACTAAAAATAAATAATAGACTTATTCTTTATTTAATCGATAATGGAATTGAATTCAAATCTGAAATCAAGCACGAATTGGGGTTTTGCTCTAAAAAATCTGATAATCTAGAAGAATCGAAATTTGATTGTCACGTCGTAAGATAATATAAAAATTGGGAATTTTTTTTTGAATGGATTTGTTGATTTTTATTTATTTATCGTATTTTATCAGACTAATTTCGACTTTAATACTCCCGGAGAATAAACTCCGGGGAACTTCATTTAAATAATTTCGAGGTATTTTTTGCAATCTTCTTTTTTTATGATCTCATTATAAATCATATAAATACAATTTGGATTTAATATAGCTATTTGTGCAAGTATTTTACGATTAAGAAGCAACTGTCTCTTGTACAGATCGTGTATAAATTTACTATAATTATAGTATACCCCCCTTTCGCGAATTGCTGCGTTTATTCGAGTGATCCATAAACGACGAAAATCT
This region of Spinacia oleracea plastid, complete genome genomic DNA includes:
- the ycf4 gene encoding photosystem I assembly protein Ycf4; amino-acid sequence: MNWRSERIWVEFITGSRKISNFCWAFILFLGSSGFLLVGISSYLGKNFISLFPPQQILFFPQGLVMSFYGIAGLFISAYLWCAISWNVGSGYDRFDRKEGIVCIFRWGFPGKNRRIFFRYLIKDIQSIRIELKEGIYTRRVLYLEIRGQGAIPLTRTDENLTPREMEQKAAELAYFLRVPIEVF
- the cemA gene encoding envelope membrane protein, whose translation is MKKKMEKKKVFIPFLYLISIVFLPWWIYLSFQKSLESWVTTWWNTKQSETFLNDIQEKKLLEKFIELEELRLLDEMIKEYPETQLQKLGIGIHNETIQLIKMHNEDCIHMILHFSTNLICFLILGGYSILGNKELILLNSWVQEFLYNLSDTIKAFSILLVTDLCIGFHSPQGWELLIESIYKDFGFADNDQIISSLVSTFPVILDTILKYWIFRSLNRVSPSLVVIYHSMND
- the petA gene encoding cytochrome f (component of cytochrome b6/f complex); this translates as MQTINTFSWIKEQITRSISISLILYIITRSSIANAYPIFAQQGYENPREATGRIVCANCHLANKPVDIEVPQAVLPDTVFEAVVRIPYDMQLKQVLANGKKGGLNVGAVLILPEGFELAPPDRISPEMKEKMGNLSFQSYRPNKQNILVIGPVPGQKYSEITFPILAPDPATKKDVHFLKYPIYVGGNRGRGQIYPDGSKSNNTVYNSTATGIVKKIVRKEKGGYEINIADASDGREVVDIIPRGPELLVSEGESIKLDQPLTSNPNVGGFGQGDAEVVLQDPLRIQGLLFFFASVILAQIFLVLKKKQFEKVQLSEMNF
- the psbJ gene encoding photosystem II protein J, encoding MADTTGRIPLWIIGTVAGILVIGLVGIFFYGSYSGLGSSL
- the psbL gene encoding photosystem II protein L, with product MTQSNPNEQNVELNRTSLYWGLLLIFVLAVLFSNYFFN
- the psbF gene encoding photosystem II protein VI, encoding MTIDRTYPIFTVRWLAIHGLAVPTVSFLGSISAMQFIQR
- the psbE gene encoding photosystem II protein V, with translation MSGSTGERSFADIITSIRYWVIHSITIPSLFIAGWLFVSTGLAYDVFGSPRPNEYFTESRQGIPLITGRFDSLEQLDEFSRSF
- the petL gene encoding cytochrome b6/f complex subunit VI, which codes for MSTLTSYFGFLLAALTITSALFIGLNKIRLI
- the petG gene encoding cytochrome b6/f complex subunit V (required for the either the stability or assembly of the cytochrome b6/f complex) — translated: MIEVFLFGIVLGLIPITLAGLFVTAYLQYRRGDQLDL
- the psaJ gene encoding photosystem I subunit IX → MRDFKTYLSVAPVLSTLWFGSLAGLLIEINRFFPDALTFPFFSF
- the rpl33 gene encoding ribosomal protein L33, with the protein product MAKGKDVRVKVILECTGCVRKSVNKGSRGVSRYITQKNRHNTPSRLELRKFCPYCYKHTIHGEIKK
- the rps18 gene encoding ribosomal protein S18, which translates into the protein MDKSKRPFIKSKRSFRRRLPPIQSGDRIDYRNMSLISRFISEQGKILSRRVNRLTLKQQRLITSAIKQARILSLLPFLNNEKQFERTESTTRTANFRTKNK
- the rpl20 gene encoding ribosomal protein L20; this translates as MTRVKRGYIARRRRKKIRFFASSFRGAHSRLTRTIAQQKIRALVSAHRDRDRQKRDFRRLWITRINAAIRERGVYYNYSKFIHDLYKRQLLLNRKILAQIAILNPNCIYMIYNEIIKKEDCKKYLEII